The genomic DNA GCAGTTCCTCGACCACGCGGGGGTTGTCGAAGTTCAGGTCCGGCTGGCTGGAGAAGAAACGGTGCCAGTAGTACTGCCCGGCCTGCTCGTCGAAGGTCCAGTTGCTGGTCTCGGTGTCCGTGAAGATGATCCGGGCGCCGGCGTACTCGGTGCCAGTGTCGCTCCAGACGTAGTAGTCGTGGTACTCGTTCGGGCTACCGTCGGGCAGGAGGCGGCCGCGCCGGGCAGCCTGGAACCAGGGGTGGTCGCTGCTGGTGTGGTTGGTGACCAGGTCGCTGATCACGCGCAGGCCGCGTGCGTGCGCCTCGCGCAGGAACACCCGGAAGTCGTCCAGGCTGCCCAGGTCCGGGTGGATGCCCACGTAGTCGGCCACGTCGTAGCCGTCGTCGCGCAGGGGGCTGGGGTAGAAGGGCAGCAGCCACAAGCAGTCCACGCCCAGGTTCTTCAGGTAGTCCAGTTTGCTGGTCAGGCCGGGAAAGTCGCCCTTGCCGTCGCCGTTCCCGTCGGCGTAGGTGCGCACGGACAGTTCGTAGAAGACGGCGCTCTTGTACCACTCCGGAAGTACCGACGGGGTAGGTGCCGACTGGGTAGGTGCAGGCTGGGTCATACCAGAGTGTAATTCAGACGCCCGCTGGCAGCCCTGCCAGGGAGGCGGGGCATGAATCTGCCCTTAACGCCACATGTGAGGGCAGGACGGAACAAGAAAGAACCCCGCCTGTGGACGGGGTTCTTTCAGTTGGCTGGGGCACTAGGACTCGAACCTAGATCGACAGTGTCAGAGACTGGTGTCCTGCCATTAGACGATGCCCCAACGCGGGTTTCGCTCTGACCGATCTTCCCTTGGGGGGAAGCGTGAGGGAGTATAGCCACAGCCTGCCCTGCGCGTCAAGCCTCCCCCCCGCGAGTGCGTGTCAGTCCCGCCCGAGCGAACGCCACTGAAACCTCACTGAACTGCGTACAGATCGCAGTTGCCGCCTTGGTCCGACTCTGATACACTAAGGTGTTGCCGCGCCGTATGCACCGGACCCCCAGGGGGCGGAATAGCACGGATAGCAGGTATCAGGCTGGCGCGAGACCGAAAGGCCGCGCGCCCAGGAGGACAGGAGTTCATGGAAGACAACACCCAGACCCCCGCCCAGCAAGGCGGGACTCAGCCCGCGACGGGCACCACCCAGACCAGCGTTCCCACCCCCGTGGAGGAACGCGAATACCCCGCCATGACCATGGAGGACATCCTCGCCAGTGAGGCGCAGGAACCCCAGAGCGTCACGCGTGGGGACATCGTGGACGGCACCATCGTGTTCATCGGCCAGGAAGGCATTGCCGTGGACATCGGCGCGAAGGTCGAGGGCATCATCCCCCTCAACCAGCTCGGCGACGAGCCCGTCACGCTGGAACAGGCCCAGGAGATGTACAAGTCCGGTGAGCAGATCGAGGCGTACGTCGTGCGCGTCGACCTGCCCAACAGCCAGATCGTGCTGAGCAAGAAGCGCGCCGATCAGGACAAGGGCTGGCGCGTCCTGGAGAAGATGCAGGAGGCCGACGAAGCCTTCGAAGTCGAGGTGCTCGAGAAGGTGCGCGGCGGTCTGGTCGCGCAGGTCGAAGGCATCCGCGCCTTCCTCCCCGCGTCCCAGGTCGACACGCGCCGCGTGAACGACCTCGACCCCTACGTCGGCAAGCCCCTGATGGTCAAGCTCATCGAGCTCAACCGCAAGCGCAACCGCGTGATCATCAGCCACCGCGCCATCCTCGAAGCCCAGAAAGCCAAGGCCCGCGAAGAAACCGTCGGCCAGCTCGAAGCCGGCGCGCAGTTCGAGGGTGAAGTCGTGGAAATCACCGACTTCGGCGTGTTCGTGAACCTGGGCGGCATCGACGGCCTCGTTCACCGCAGCGAACTCACCTACGGCCGCTTCAACCACCCCCGCGACGTGGTCAAGGTGGGCGACAAGGTGCAGGTGCAGGTCATGGACGTCGACGGCGGCCGCGAGCGCATCAACCTGAGCATGAAAGCCCTCACCCAGGACCCCTGGGAAGGTGCCACCGACCGCTACAGCATCGGCCAGAAGGTCACCGGTAAGGTCACGAACCTCACCAACTTCGGCGCCTTCATCGAACTGGAATCCGGCCTGGAAGGCCTGGTTCACGTCAGCGAGATGAGCTGGACCAAGCGCGTGCGTCACCCCAACGAAGTCATGAAGGAAGGCGACGAAGTCGAGGCCGTCATCCTGCGCATCGACCCGAAGGACCGCCGCATCTCCCTCGGTATTCGTCAGACCACCGACGATCCCTGGAGCGCCCTGCCTGACCGCTACCCGCCCGGCACCCCCGTGAAGGGCAAGATCACCGGCATGACCGACTTCGGCGTGTTCATGGAGATCGAGGAAGGCATCGAGGGCCTGATCCACATCAGTGAACTCGACGTGCAGCGCGTCAACAACCCCGCCGACCTGTTCAAGAAGGGCGACGAGATCGAAGCCGTCATCCTGAACATCGACCCCGTCGAGCAGCGCGCCAGCCTCAGCCGTCGCCGCTTCCTGGGCGGCGGCCCGGTCCCCACCCAGCGTGACTACGTCAGCCAGGGTGGCGGCGCCCGCAGTGACCGCTACAGCAGCGGTCAGGGCGGCGCTCCCCGCGCCGGTGGCCGTGGTGGCCGCCGCGGCGACGCGGACTACGCCTACAACGCCAAGGACGCCAGCCAGGGTGGCAAGATCAGCACCAAGCTGGGCGACGTCTACGCGGACCTGTTCGCGCAGTTCGGCCTGGGCGGCGACAAGAAGGAAGAAGTGCAGGCCGACGCCAGCACCGAAACCACCGAAGAAAACCAGAGCTGAACCGGACCGCTCGGGCCAACGCGCCTGAGCCTCCGCAGCCCTGACAGGAGGCGCCCGCACCGGAAACGGTTGCGGGCGCTCTGCATTCTCCGGTGTTCATGAGCCGTCAGGCAGATCCAAAAGGGGGCCGCCGCGCAGGTACGCGGACAGCCCCCTTTCTGAATTCCCTGCGGTTCAGGCTCCTCCGGTTCAGGCGGGGTGGCGGGCCGCCGCGAACACCTGCTGGGCACTGAAGTCGCCCGGCAGTTTCTGGTACTCGCCCGTGGCGCTCAGTTCCCAGGAGCCGCGCGTGTCGGCCCACTCGGTATCCAGGATGCTCAGGAAGGTCTCGCGGTGGCGGTCGTCGAGCACCGGCGCGATCACCTCGACGCGGCGGTCCAGGTTGCGACTCATCCAGTCGGCACTCCCGAAGTACACCTCGGGGCTCCCGGCGTTCCCGAACGCGAAGACCCGCGCGTGCTCCAGGTAACGGCCCAGCAGGCTGCGCACGCGGATGCTGGCCGACAGGCCGTTCACGCCGGGGCGCAGGCAGCAGACGCCGCGGATGATCATCTCGACCCGCACGCCCGCCTCGGCCGCGCGGTACAGCGCGTCGATCATGCCGGGGTCGGTCAGCTGGTTGACCTTCACGCGCACCCAGGCGTCCAGTCCGGCGCGGGCGTGCATGGCCTCGCGTTCCAGCAGTGCCTCCAGGCCCGGGCGGG from Deinococcus seoulensis includes the following:
- a CDS encoding 30S ribosomal protein S1; its protein translation is MEDNTQTPAQQGGTQPATGTTQTSVPTPVEEREYPAMTMEDILASEAQEPQSVTRGDIVDGTIVFIGQEGIAVDIGAKVEGIIPLNQLGDEPVTLEQAQEMYKSGEQIEAYVVRVDLPNSQIVLSKKRADQDKGWRVLEKMQEADEAFEVEVLEKVRGGLVAQVEGIRAFLPASQVDTRRVNDLDPYVGKPLMVKLIELNRKRNRVIISHRAILEAQKAKAREETVGQLEAGAQFEGEVVEITDFGVFVNLGGIDGLVHRSELTYGRFNHPRDVVKVGDKVQVQVMDVDGGRERINLSMKALTQDPWEGATDRYSIGQKVTGKVTNLTNFGAFIELESGLEGLVHVSEMSWTKRVRHPNEVMKEGDEVEAVILRIDPKDRRISLGIRQTTDDPWSALPDRYPPGTPVKGKITGMTDFGVFMEIEEGIEGLIHISELDVQRVNNPADLFKKGDEIEAVILNIDPVEQRASLSRRRFLGGGPVPTQRDYVSQGGGARSDRYSSGQGGAPRAGGRGGRRGDADYAYNAKDASQGGKISTKLGDVYADLFAQFGLGGDKKEEVQADASTETTEENQS